A part of Apostichopus japonicus isolate 1M-3 chromosome 10, ASM3797524v1, whole genome shotgun sequence genomic DNA contains:
- the LOC139975282 gene encoding uncharacterized protein, with protein MLFIPGNKNNQQKMGKNTPLSRGFYIFVAVVVIFIGLMITTTKVFEKVPLNKQSEIKEEPELLRSHFEKIEPTLVQDFQRNTYDDKSEAPELEPPSMDIPMPLLHKFLPNAYLYPNSSSPYRESILAFLHNPKSAGTSMKNCLLSITTELNKPTPTVLAVDTVHDVKVSRLNDFTAPSEYFMGEAVMGICDFVEDRPCSYFTVMREPYERIVSHYYFCKGGGEGWPPCDNTLEEFTLSLCSLFFRQMTMHLPCERESNETNSPWLCKDHVVTIDHFKTIEKEREATLQYVLSNIDKIFAVIGLTEEFETSLKLFENIFGEPFEMCQSEHSNSGLYMDGDDIQDKKGDRDRIQREAKESLMQNEEIQKCLHEDVMIYERVKEIFDEQKKILNGS; from the exons atgCTCTTTATTCCTGGTAACAAGAACAATCAACAGAAAATGGGAAAGAACACTCCACTGAGTAGAGGATTTTATATCTTCGTTGCAGTAGTTGTTATTTTTATAGGCTTGATGATTACTACAACAAAAGTTTTCGAAAA AGTACCCTTAAACAAGCAAAGCGAAATTAAGGAAGAACCCGAACTCTTGAGATCACACTTTGAGAAGATAGAACCCACCCTGGTTCAAGACTTTCAAAGGAACACATACGATGACAAGAGTGAAGCACCTGAACTAGAGCCACCATCGATGGATATACCAATGCCATTATTGCATAAATTCCTCCCGAACGCATACTTGTATCCGAATTCTTCTTCACCGTATAGAGAGTCTATTTTAGCGTTTCTACATAATCCCAAAAGCGCTGGTACTTCCATGAAAAATTGTCTTCTATCGATTACTACCGAATTAAATAAACCGACACCGACTGTCCTGGCGGTTGATACAGTTCATGATGTTAAAGTAAGCCGTCTGAATGACTTCACCGCTCCAAGTGAATACTTTATGGGAGAAGCAGTAATGGGAATATGTGACTTTGTTGAAGATCGGCCGTGCTCATATTTTACAGTGATGAGAGAACCATACGAGAGAATTGTCTCGCATTACTACTTTTGTAAAGGCGGAGGTGAAGGATGGCCGCCATGTGATAACACCTTAGAGGAATTTACTCTATCGCTGTGTAGTTTATTCTTCCGCCAGATGACGATGCATTTACCATGTGAAAGAGAGTCCAATGAGACTAATTCACCATGGCTCTGTAAGGACCACGTGGTTACCATTGATCACTTTAAAACtatagagaaagagagagaagcCACTCTTCAGTACGTCCTTAGCAATATCGATAAAATATTCGCTGTCATTGGGTTAACGGAGGAGTTTGAGACTTCGTTGAaactatttgaaaatatatttggaGAGCCTTTTGAAATGTGTCAGTCAGAGCATTCAAACTCAGGCCTCTACATGGACGGTGACGACATTCAAGATAAGAAAGGCGATCGGGATAGAATACAGAGAGAGGCGAAGGAGAGTTTAAtgcaaaatgaagaaatacagAAATGTCTCCATGAAGATGTTATGATCTATGAACGTGTGAAGGAAATATTTGATGAGCAAAAGAAGATTTTAAATGGATCTTAA
- the LOC139975053 gene encoding uncharacterized protein: MNSFYSFVYIFLACMLWETTIGAPQEWDVIAGGNTCMKMKMDAVVVHPIYDIASEVPKDANITSYSECPEDTAIFEATWVDKGFVWKFALQFKTNENIYFLERFYGVVKNEDGSVRRRWSYVEYSYPMAALGDSMSCNLLVTARTRFIDYQWQPFAQEAVGEYGPADECDRRLPPVAVFFCVFISVLAVVVSFVLYIIINAGS; this comes from the exons ATGAATTCCTTTTACAGTTTTGTGTATATCTTCCTTG CGTGTATGTTGTGGGAAACCACAATCGGAGCACCTCAAGAATGGGATGTAATAGCTGGCGGAAATACATGcatgaagatgaagatggatGCTGTGGTGGTCCATCCAATATAC GATATAGCGTCAGAAGTTCCTAAAGATGCCAACATTACCAGCTACTCGGAATGTCCAGAAGACACAGCGATCTTTGAGGCAACCTGGGTCGATAAAGGCTTCGTGTGGAAGTTTGCTctacaatttaaaacaaatgagAATATCTATTTTCTGGAAAGGTTTTATGGCGTTGTTAAAAATG AGGATGGAAGCGTTCGGCGAAGATGGTCATATGTTGAATATTCCTATCCTATGGCAGCTTTGGGGGATTCTATGAGTTGTAATCTCCTCGTGACCGCCAGGACACGATTCATAGACTATCAATGGCAGCCGTTTGCCCAAGAAGCTGTAGGTGAATACGGACCAG CTGATGAATGTGATCGACGTTTACCTCCTGTTGCTGTGTTCTTCTGTGTTTTTATTTCGGTTCTTGCTGTCGTCGTTTCATTTGTGCTCTACATCATCATCAACGCAGGATCGTAA
- the LOC139975218 gene encoding uncharacterized protein: MGTTDFKLGYILSEMKFTCGHPRRGFNLIKYVFVTAAVLIFMALMVTQSTEFIKSHFKKIESTLVQGLQRNTYDDNSEAPELEPPSMDIPMPLLHKFLPNAYLYPNSSAPYRESILAFLHNPKSAGTSMKNCLLSITTELNKPTPTVLAVDTAHDVKVSRLNGFTAPSEYFMGEAVMGICDFVEDRPCSYFTVMREPYERIVSHYYFCKGGGEGWPPCDNTLEEFTLSLCSLFFRQMTMHLPCERESNETNSPWLCKDHVVTIDHFKTIEKEREATLQYVLSNIDKIFAVIGLTEEFETSLKLFENIFGEPFEMCQSEHSNSGLYMDGDDIQDKKGDRDRIQREAKESLMQNEEIQKCLHEDVMIYERVKEIFDEQKKILNGS; the protein is encoded by the exons ATGGGTACGACCGATTTTAAACTGGGATACATATTGTCAGAGATGAAGTTTACCTGTGGACATCCAAGGAGAggatttaatttaataaaatatgttttcgtTACAGCTGCAGTCCTAATTTTTATGGCTTTAATGGTCACACAGTCAACGGAGTTCATAAA ATCACACTTTAAGAAGATAGAATCCACCCTGGTTCAAGGCTTACAAAGGAACACATACGATGACAATAGTGAAGCACCTGAACTAGAGCCACCATCGATGGATATACCAATGCCATTATTGCATAAATTCCTCCCGAACGCATACTTGTATCCGAATTCTTCTGCACCGTATAGAGAGTCTATTTTAGCGTTTCTACATAATCCCAAAAGCGCAGGTACTTCCATGAAAAATTGTCTTCTATCGATTACTACCGAATTAAATAAACCGACACCGACTGTCCTGGCGGTTGATACAGCTCATGATGTTAAAGTAAGCCGTCTGAATGGATTCACCGCTCCAAGTGAATACTTTATGGGAGAAGCAGTAATGGGAATATGTGACTTTGTTGAAGATCGGCCGTGCTCATATTTTACAGTTATGAGAGAACCATACGAGAGAATTGTCTCGCATTACTACTTTTGTAAAGGCGGAGGTGAAGGATGGCCGCCTTGTGATAACACCTTAGAGGAATTTACTCTATCGCTGTGTAGTTTATTCTTCCGCCAGATGACGATGCATTTACCATGTGAAAGAGAGTCCAATGAGACTAATTCACCATGGCTCTGTAAGGACCACGTGGTTACCATTGATCACTTTAAAACtatagagaaagagagagaagcCACTCTTCAGTACGTCCTTAGCAATATCGATAAAATATTCGCTGTCATTGGGTTAACGGAGGAGTTTGAGACTTCGTTGAaactatttgaaaatatatttggaGAGCCTTTTGAAATGTGTCAGTCAGAGCATTCAAACTCAGGCCTCTACATGGACGGTGACGACATTCAAGATAAGAAAGGCGATCGGGATAGAATACAGAGAGAGGCGAAGGAGAGTTTAAtgcaaaatgaagaaatacagAAATGTCTCCATGAAGATGTTATGATCTATGAACGTGTGAAGGAAATATTTGATGAGCAAAAGAAGATTTTAAATGGATCTTAA